One window from the genome of Fulvivirga lutea encodes:
- a CDS encoding tail fiber protein, giving the protein MGKPYIKTNLRIIAFVASLLFSGILQAQNTVSIGTDQLKSNAVLWLFSSGGNQGLLLPSVANVTDISNPDAGMVVYQTSSNTVSYFNGTAWVNVGAGGGGGADQTLTYDAGTGQLTISGTGGNSQTLSAGGDVTGDLGNVQIATGAIQLADLSSMGAGADQILVYNGTAWEIRNLPSGTFSGVVTDGTLSGTGVTGDPLSVVNVDDADADPTNEIQNLSFDAGTNTLSLTEPGQPNQTVDLSSLAGGSALTAGTGIDITGGVISNTGDTDASDDFSGNFSDLAGIPANLDTDATDDVTTLGGLTDVNTTGATNGQVLEFNAGTWQPATVSGSGNMNTSTYDTGSDGVVDDAENLGGQPPSAYLDNTDNQDIANVIGQGNNTGGTTITGLPSPSANSDAATKGYVDTEIAAIPLSGDMLQATYDANSNDVVDEAESAQALSGTITMSQVSDAGSLATQNATISTDGTLAGNSNTNIPTEQAVKTYVDTEIGAIPAGGDLVSTNNLSDVADVATARTNLGLGTMATQNGTISTDGTLAGNSDSNIPTEQAVKTYVDTEIGLIPAGGDMLKVDYDADDNLEVDVAESLSGSITSSQISDAGALATLDVVSTTEITDGTITDDDVNDITAAKISVAVIPNLSATSAQGAFAEIQGDIDALPGIDETSQSGILIGNGTTITGVAPTSEVIFKGDGSTLVPSLLTDDGTNVGLNNPTPTVSLDISTTDGIRIPVGTTAERPASPGAGMIRYNVETGSFEGYDGSDWNDFSAGEAGGEAVGTILSYGGASVPAGYLACDGSAVSRTTFADLFAAIGTSWGNGDGSTTFNLPDLRGRFVRGVNAGTGNDPNAGSRTALNGGNTGDNVGSYQTDATSLPNSAFTTNTTGAHSHSIQVFTGGGGTGINFDNDAGGLTSSTGTAGDHSHTIAGGGDAETRPTNAYVQFIIKSEPGGTTGGGGGGSGTVTNVSGSGPISVANGSTTPIISISQASGSNNGFLSSADFNTFNNKLDGTVGTAPNNIVQLDGTGRLPAVDGSQLTNLSLVDTDDQQVDQFNLTGSTLNISLTDDGVPPVMVDLSSLNTDNQTATDVSVSAITNLTATNVQDALAEHQADIDGLPNYPLISDDGNDVSIAGGLKITPTDELSPFVVERVDGNPILTVKDILATGVSPSYLELTGAAIEIGDIGGTPDDPTAKLWNDGGTLYWEGVDLTGSAGATDLSGLSDANIDTGIADAQILIYDGTTDNQFENVSISGDIVINNTGLTSIQNDAVQLDDIQDNGTGNRALLANTNGGNVIWLEPANDSQVLGTNGAGDLTFIDQSAFATELQEAYDNGTTADIVMTGGKDLTFASSTAGELFSLDEANEFVGIGTHAPNAKLDIRSAGPNSVQLTSGAAGSSTSLGIGRTITDLELATAAIAGEYSASSGAGDVVVRQTSVGSERLILQTGTEGDIIIRNNNVGIKQFNPALSLDINGTDAVKLPVGTDAQRPSAAPALQAGLLRFNSTSNVFEGYDGSSWANLGAGGTSSLQGAYDGGRTIDLTDGSSPIVIQATSGSSDFENLLTLGVTDATERLFISNSTNGDANFAPQFRATTSGTNPWRFRMEAVNNPSVFYSFDVSENGGSSIGDFDVIATMENNGATRFNFSGAGSLSISPSLPSALYLRPYAAGVGQTSEIQFAELQANGNNFVGLKAPDDLTTDVVFTLPDADGTNGQVLTTDGSGNLSWTSGGSGVSDLQGAYDGGSNITLAANNGISIETSTAFPILTIDETNSRVGIGTGSPDRLFHLESNNPSMILKSTQSTSSASPTIEFAKDDGSGGITDLGSIGSPGSGDYLQIFSPTFFEINTNFATRLRVASTGNVGIGTTNTSNRLTVSPAGANDGIRILTDGANNQGRLILADDDEAQNVSIQAPDAVTANYTLTLPQDAGINGQVLSTDGSGILSWTNGGGGVSTLEEAYLGSGNVQMTAAAGDIDIRTETTSQQAFFIEEATGKVGIGTSTIAPLDKLNVSGGDVNIDLGQYYKIGNETVMGFTGSEVQAGSSLVVPLTLWAGGEYARLTNTGHFGIGTTNPLGPLQIYNGTIVDEVTVSGDIFSVFSSNLYIDASNNLLFKTANKPGSIVQHSPDGIQFFVNNSTSHAAGDDANANLQDVLRLDIDGEARFPQGIIEIDPLGVAPPFTTERLYNVGGDLFWDGTNISAGGSSPWTISGSDIYYTTGNVGIGTNAPNANSDLHVSNGSVLFDGGTGVTPVSGSGTRFMWVPAKRALRAGVAVSTEWDDANIGLNSVAFGSGNTASGLSSTASGQNNTSSGDQSTTFGQANTASGVRSLAGGVSSIASGNGSTALGEGVLAGTRGGFAVGHYNVGGGSASSFVSTDPLFEVGDGTGSANRSNALTVTHGGKTIVGGASQASAFGTLEVQDDFASNLNPLLIVARTGASSNSSMRFQNASTNINIGLTDNDDFAISALGSNISLTDLMTIDGATGNTGIGTVTANNKLDVAGDMVIGSGYAGSVFAPANGLMVEGNMTVGTSGTSLDYNFYSYTTAAERFALISQSNYTGANQHYGLFSYMQGAGSGTAYGLYLSNGSTTTGTEFGVYSVGEDRNYFSGDIGVGIETPSSQGKIHISEGSLAMDASSSHGLKWVTGNALEAHIFRWSLNNRLMVTNNGSGNTTGVYLADGATSWTSTSDKRLKENITDTSYGLSDLLKLSVKEYNFKTTKEKNKQIGFLAQDVYKVIPEFVQKGDDSEYFENFDGDITKQENFDAWGVDYSGFGVLAVKAIQEQQEIIVSQKAEIEALKAQIAKLLGSEASTQAQLSELKAQMDKLTAILTAEANKGNE; this is encoded by the coding sequence ATGGGTAAACCTTACATTAAAACCAATCTGAGAATTATAGCATTCGTTGCTTCACTTTTATTTTCAGGAATTCTTCAGGCACAAAATACTGTGAGTATTGGTACAGATCAGCTAAAAAGTAATGCTGTTTTATGGTTGTTCAGTTCTGGAGGAAACCAAGGATTATTGTTACCATCTGTAGCCAATGTTACTGATATTTCAAATCCTGATGCCGGAATGGTGGTTTACCAAACCAGTAGCAATACCGTTTCATACTTCAATGGAACTGCCTGGGTGAATGTAGGTGCTGGAGGAGGTGGAGGTGCTGACCAAACCTTAACGTATGATGCGGGCACTGGGCAATTAACTATAAGTGGGACTGGCGGCAATTCTCAAACTCTCTCTGCAGGTGGGGATGTAACTGGCGATTTAGGCAATGTTCAGATTGCCACAGGTGCTATTCAATTGGCAGATTTATCTAGTATGGGAGCTGGTGCGGATCAGATTTTGGTTTATAACGGCACGGCATGGGAAATAAGAAATTTACCATCTGGTACTTTTAGTGGCGTTGTAACTGATGGAACACTTTCTGGAACTGGAGTAACCGGAGATCCATTGAGCGTAGTTAATGTGGATGATGCAGATGCCGATCCTACTAACGAAATTCAGAATTTGTCTTTTGATGCTGGTACTAACACATTGAGTTTAACTGAACCTGGCCAACCTAATCAGACTGTTGATTTAAGTTCACTAGCTGGGGGCTCAGCATTAACTGCAGGAACTGGCATTGACATAACTGGTGGTGTAATTTCAAATACAGGAGATACTGATGCTTCTGATGATTTTTCTGGTAATTTTTCTGACTTAGCAGGTATCCCAGCAAATCTAGATACTGATGCAACTGACGATGTAACAACCCTAGGTGGACTTACAGATGTTAATACAACAGGAGCAACTAATGGTCAAGTTTTAGAGTTTAATGCTGGAACCTGGCAACCAGCCACTGTTTCTGGAAGTGGTAACATGAACACGAGCACTTACGACACAGGATCAGACGGTGTAGTTGATGATGCCGAAAATCTTGGTGGTCAACCGCCATCTGCTTATCTAGATAACACGGATAACCAAGACATCGCGAATGTAATCGGCCAAGGAAATAATACGGGAGGTACTACCATTACCGGCCTACCTTCACCATCTGCTAATAGTGATGCTGCAACCAAAGGATACGTGGATACAGAAATTGCAGCAATTCCTTTAAGTGGAGATATGCTTCAGGCAACTTATGATGCTAATTCTAATGATGTGGTTGATGAGGCTGAGTCAGCTCAAGCACTTTCTGGGACGATAACAATGTCACAAGTGTCTGATGCCGGATCATTGGCAACTCAAAATGCAACAATTTCAACTGACGGTACTTTAGCAGGCAACAGCAATACAAATATCCCGACTGAGCAAGCTGTAAAAACATATGTCGACACTGAAATTGGGGCTATACCAGCTGGTGGTGACTTGGTAAGTACAAACAATTTAAGTGATGTTGCAGATGTTGCAACAGCAAGAACCAATTTAGGTTTAGGTACAATGGCCACTCAAAACGGTACCATTTCAACTGACGGTACTTTAGCAGGCAATAGCGACTCAAATATACCCACCGAGCAAGCGGTAAAAACCTATGTCGACACTGAAATAGGTCTTATTCCTGCCGGTGGAGACATGCTGAAAGTTGATTATGATGCAGATGACAATCTAGAAGTAGATGTAGCAGAAAGTCTTTCAGGATCTATAACATCGAGCCAAATTTCTGATGCAGGTGCTCTAGCTACCCTTGATGTTGTAAGTACAACTGAGATTACTGATGGCACAATTACTGATGATGATGTAAACGATATTACAGCAGCCAAAATCTCTGTTGCCGTAATTCCAAATCTGTCTGCTACCTCAGCACAAGGTGCTTTTGCCGAGATTCAAGGAGATATTGATGCTTTACCGGGAATTGACGAAACTTCTCAATCGGGTATACTTATTGGTAATGGTACAACCATAACCGGAGTTGCCCCAACCTCGGAAGTTATTTTTAAGGGCGATGGCTCAACGCTAGTGCCTTCCTTATTAACTGATGATGGAACAAACGTTGGCCTAAATAATCCGACACCTACTGTTTCATTAGACATTAGCACCACAGACGGTATACGTATACCTGTTGGAACTACAGCCGAGCGCCCTGCCAGTCCGGGTGCCGGGATGATTCGTTATAATGTGGAAACGGGTTCTTTCGAAGGGTATGACGGCTCTGATTGGAATGACTTTTCTGCAGGTGAAGCTGGAGGTGAGGCTGTTGGTACCATCTTGTCTTACGGTGGAGCTTCTGTTCCAGCCGGATATTTAGCTTGCGATGGTAGTGCGGTTAGCAGAACCACATTTGCAGATTTATTTGCGGCCATTGGAACTAGCTGGGGAAATGGAGATGGTTCAACAACCTTTAATCTGCCGGATTTAAGAGGGAGATTTGTTAGAGGAGTTAATGCAGGAACAGGAAATGATCCAAATGCTGGGAGTAGAACAGCTTTAAATGGTGGAAATACAGGGGATAATGTTGGTAGTTACCAAACTGATGCAACCTCTCTTCCAAATAGCGCATTTACAACTAACACTACCGGTGCTCACTCTCACTCTATCCAAGTCTTTACTGGCGGAGGAGGTACAGGAATTAATTTTGATAATGATGCAGGCGGACTCACAAGTTCAACAGGCACTGCCGGTGACCATTCTCATACAATAGCAGGAGGTGGTGATGCTGAAACGAGACCAACAAATGCATATGTCCAATTTATCATTAAGAGTGAACCCGGAGGAACAACAGGCGGAGGTGGCGGAGGTTCAGGAACGGTGACCAACGTGAGCGGTTCCGGCCCAATTTCAGTAGCTAACGGTAGTACAACTCCAATAATATCAATTTCTCAAGCATCAGGGAGCAACAATGGTTTTTTAAGTTCAGCGGATTTTAACACATTTAATAATAAGCTTGATGGAACAGTGGGTACTGCTCCAAATAATATTGTTCAGCTAGATGGTACAGGGAGATTACCTGCAGTTGACGGTTCTCAATTAACTAATTTGTCATTGGTTGACACAGACGACCAACAAGTAGATCAATTCAATCTTACGGGTTCAACACTTAATATTTCTTTAACGGATGATGGTGTTCCTCCTGTAATGGTAGATTTATCATCCCTTAACACGGACAATCAAACTGCAACCGATGTTAGTGTTTCTGCAATCACAAATTTAACTGCTACTAATGTGCAAGATGCTCTGGCAGAACATCAAGCTGATATAGATGGCCTGCCAAATTACCCTTTAATTAGTGATGATGGAAATGACGTATCAATTGCTGGAGGACTAAAAATCACTCCAACAGATGAATTGTCTCCTTTTGTTGTTGAAAGAGTAGATGGAAATCCAATTCTAACTGTAAAAGATATACTTGCAACTGGTGTTTCACCCAGTTACCTAGAGTTAACGGGTGCCGCTATAGAAATTGGAGATATAGGCGGAACCCCAGATGATCCTACAGCTAAACTTTGGAATGATGGAGGAACTTTATACTGGGAGGGAGTTGATTTAACAGGTAGTGCTGGGGCAACAGATCTTTCTGGACTTTCAGATGCCAACATAGATACCGGAATAGCAGATGCACAGATTTTGATCTATGATGGGACTACCGATAATCAATTTGAAAATGTATCGATTAGCGGAGATATAGTAATTAACAATACTGGTCTTACGTCAATTCAAAATGATGCTGTTCAGTTAGATGATATACAGGATAATGGTACAGGTAATCGGGCTTTGCTAGCCAATACGAATGGAGGTAATGTAATTTGGCTTGAACCCGCAAATGATTCACAAGTACTTGGAACAAATGGAGCAGGCGATTTAACTTTTATAGATCAGTCGGCATTCGCCACTGAATTACAAGAAGCATATGACAATGGAACAACTGCTGATATTGTGATGACAGGTGGTAAGGATTTAACATTTGCATCTTCAACTGCTGGGGAATTATTTTCTTTAGATGAAGCCAATGAATTTGTTGGTATTGGAACGCATGCGCCAAATGCCAAATTAGATATAAGGAGTGCTGGCCCAAATTCTGTGCAACTAACTAGTGGTGCTGCAGGTAGTAGTACTTCACTAGGAATAGGTAGAACTATAACTGATTTGGAATTAGCAACAGCAGCTATAGCAGGCGAATATTCTGCGAGTTCAGGAGCGGGAGATGTTGTTGTAAGACAAACATCTGTAGGATCAGAGAGATTAATTCTTCAAACTGGTACAGAAGGTGATATAATCATCAGAAATAACAATGTGGGTATTAAACAATTTAATCCTGCTTTGTCACTCGACATTAATGGTACGGATGCCGTAAAACTACCAGTAGGAACAGATGCGCAAAGACCGTCTGCTGCTCCGGCTTTGCAGGCTGGCTTATTGCGTTTCAACTCTACATCTAATGTTTTTGAAGGATATGACGGTTCATCTTGGGCCAATTTAGGTGCTGGAGGAACGTCAAGTTTGCAAGGTGCCTATGATGGGGGCCGTACTATTGACTTAACTGACGGTTCTTCTCCAATCGTTATTCAAGCCACTTCTGGCTCAAGTGATTTTGAAAACCTCTTAACCCTAGGTGTTACTGATGCAACCGAAAGATTGTTTATTAGTAATTCAACTAATGGCGATGCCAATTTTGCTCCACAATTCAGAGCAACTACCTCCGGTACTAATCCGTGGAGATTTAGAATGGAGGCTGTGAATAATCCATCTGTTTTTTACAGTTTCGATGTTTCTGAAAACGGAGGTAGTTCAATTGGCGATTTTGATGTGATTGCTACCATGGAAAACAATGGGGCAACAAGATTCAATTTTTCAGGAGCTGGTAGCCTATCAATTTCACCATCATTGCCTTCAGCATTATATTTAAGACCTTATGCTGCTGGGGTTGGCCAAACATCTGAAATACAATTTGCAGAACTACAGGCCAATGGGAACAATTTTGTTGGGTTAAAAGCACCTGATGATTTAACAACAGATGTAGTTTTTACATTACCTGATGCTGATGGAACCAACGGACAAGTGCTCACTACAGATGGCTCAGGTAATTTGAGTTGGACAAGTGGAGGTAGTGGGGTTTCTGATTTACAAGGAGCCTATGATGGAGGTAGTAATATCACACTTGCCGCGAATAATGGAATTAGTATTGAAACATCAACGGCTTTTCCAATTCTCACAATTGATGAAACAAACAGTAGAGTAGGTATCGGTACTGGTAGCCCTGATCGATTATTTCATTTAGAATCTAATAATCCTTCAATGATTCTGAAAAGTACCCAAAGTACATCTTCTGCCTCTCCTACTATTGAATTCGCAAAAGACGATGGGTCAGGAGGTATAACAGATTTAGGTAGTATAGGTTCGCCTGGCTCAGGAGACTACTTACAGATTTTTTCACCAACCTTTTTCGAGATCAATACCAATTTTGCTACCAGATTAAGAGTGGCTTCTACAGGTAATGTAGGAATAGGTACCACAAATACGAGTAATAGGTTAACCGTAAGCCCAGCTGGTGCTAATGATGGAATCCGAATTTTAACAGATGGTGCAAACAATCAAGGTAGACTTATTTTAGCGGATGACGATGAAGCCCAAAATGTATCAATTCAAGCTCCAGATGCTGTAACGGCTAATTATACACTTACATTACCTCAGGATGCAGGAATAAACGGACAGGTATTATCAACAGATGGGTCAGGCATATTGAGTTGGACTAATGGGGGTGGTGGAGTGAGCACTCTTGAAGAAGCTTATTTAGGTAGTGGCAATGTGCAAATGACAGCCGCTGCAGGAGACATCGACATAAGGACTGAAACTACAAGTCAGCAGGCATTTTTTATCGAAGAAGCCACAGGTAAAGTAGGAATTGGAACAAGTACCATTGCTCCTTTAGATAAGCTAAATGTTTCAGGAGGAGATGTAAATATTGATCTAGGACAATATTATAAAATTGGAAATGAAACGGTCATGGGCTTTACCGGCTCTGAGGTTCAGGCAGGAAGTAGTTTAGTTGTACCGCTTACACTTTGGGCTGGTGGCGAATATGCAAGATTGACCAATACAGGCCATTTTGGAATAGGAACTACCAATCCGCTCGGCCCCCTCCAGATTTATAATGGTACCATAGTAGATGAAGTAACAGTCTCAGGCGATATCTTTAGTGTATTTTCTAGCAACCTGTATATAGATGCTTCTAATAATCTGCTATTCAAAACAGCTAATAAACCAGGTTCAATTGTTCAGCACTCACCAGATGGAATACAATTTTTCGTTAATAATTCTACTTCTCATGCTGCTGGAGATGATGCTAATGCAAATCTTCAGGACGTTCTACGGCTTGATATAGATGGCGAGGCGAGATTTCCACAAGGTATTATAGAAATCGACCCACTTGGTGTAGCTCCACCTTTTACCACTGAACGACTATATAATGTAGGAGGCGATTTGTTTTGGGATGGAACTAATATTTCAGCGGGAGGAAGTAGCCCTTGGACAATTAGTGGTAGTGATATTTATTATACAACTGGTAACGTTGGGATAGGAACCAATGCGCCCAATGCCAATTCTGACCTTCATGTTTCTAATGGTTCAGTTTTATTTGATGGCGGAACTGGAGTTACACCTGTTTCTGGTAGCGGTACTCGATTTATGTGGGTACCTGCTAAGCGGGCATTAAGGGCGGGTGTTGCTGTAAGCACTGAATGGGATGACGCCAATATTGGTCTCAATTCTGTTGCATTCGGTTCTGGAAATACAGCTTCTGGCCTAAGTAGTACTGCTTCAGGGCAGAATAATACATCTTCAGGGGATCAAAGTACCACCTTTGGTCAGGCTAATACTGCTTCAGGTGTACGTTCATTAGCTGGCGGTGTTAGTAGTATAGCTTCAGGAAATGGTTCAACTGCATTAGGAGAGGGCGTGTTGGCTGGCACTAGAGGAGGCTTTGCAGTTGGTCATTACAATGTCGGTGGTGGTAGTGCTTCATCCTTTGTTTCTACAGATCCCTTATTTGAAGTTGGGGATGGAACTGGTAGTGCAAATAGATCAAATGCTCTAACAGTAACTCACGGTGGTAAAACTATAGTTGGAGGAGCATCTCAAGCATCAGCTTTCGGAACTTTAGAAGTACAAGATGATTTTGCATCGAACCTAAACCCTCTTTTAATAGTTGCAAGAACCGGGGCATCTTCAAACTCCTCTATGAGATTTCAAAATGCATCAACAAATATTAATATTGGCCTGACTGACAATGATGATTTTGCGATAAGCGCATTAGGTAGTAATATAAGTTTGACTGATTTAATGACAATCGATGGAGCAACAGGTAATACAGGTATTGGAACAGTTACGGCAAACAATAAGCTGGACGTAGCCGGGGACATGGTAATTGGATCTGGTTATGCAGGGAGTGTATTTGCACCAGCTAATGGCTTGATGGTTGAAGGAAATATGACAGTAGGTACATCAGGAACAAGTTTAGATTATAACTTCTATTCTTATACAACAGCAGCCGAACGTTTTGCACTAATATCACAATCTAACTATACCGGTGCGAATCAACATTATGGGTTGTTTTCTTATATGCAAGGAGCCGGTTCGGGGACAGCATACGGACTCTATTTAAGTAATGGATCAACAACAACGGGAACTGAGTTCGGAGTCTATTCTGTCGGTGAAGATCGTAACTATTTTAGTGGAGACATAGGTGTTGGCATTGAAACACCCTCCTCTCAAGGAAAAATTCATATTTCAGAAGGGAGCCTTGCTATGGATGCATCTAGTAGTCATGGTTTAAAGTGGGTTACCGGTAATGCATTGGAAGCTCATATTTTCAGATGGTCACTTAATAATAGATTAATGGTTACCAATAATGGATCTGGTAATACAACTGGGGTCTATTTGGCAGATGGTGCTACCTCTTGGACCTCTACATCCGACAAAAGATTAAAGGAGAACATCACAGATACTTCTTATGGTTTGTCTGATTTATTAAAACTTTCGGTAAAGGAATACAACTTCAAGACGACTAAGGAAAAAAACAAGCAAATAGGGTTTCTTGCCCAAGATGTTTATAAGGTAATTCCCGAATTTGTACAAAAAGGTGATGATTCTGAATACTTTGAAAATTTTGATGGAGACATTACTAAGCAAGAAAACTTTGATGCTTGGGGGGTTGATTACTCAGGTTTTGGAGTTCTGGCGGTAAAGGCCATCCAAGAACAGCAAGAGATCATAGTTTCACAAAAAGCTGAAATAGAAGCACTGAAAGCTCAAATAGCAAAACTTCTTGGCTCTGAAGCTTCTACTCAGGCCCAATTAAGCGAATTAAAAGCTCAGATGGATAAGTTAACAGCTATATTAACAGCTGAAGCAAATAAGGGAAATGAATAA
- a CDS encoding NAD(P)H-dependent flavin oxidoreductase — MENKFNTELTKMLGIKYPIIMAPMFLVSNAAMTIAAIKSGITGAIPALNYRTDKEFRAAIKQIKEEASGPFGINLIVNKSNIRMKEQLNTCVELGVDFIITSLGSPRQVIEACKPKGIKVFCDVVDVEYALKVQELGADAVIAVNSEAGGHAGPMSYKELIPLLVKKCNIPVISAGGVGTHEQFIEKLELGACGASIGSPFIASDEAGVSQEYKQACVDYGAKDIVMTTKLSGTPCTVINTPYVQDIGTKQTWLERILNKNKTLKKYAKMLTFYKGMKSLEKAAFSATYKTVWCAGPSIEYVKSIRPVKEIVEDLVE; from the coding sequence ATGGAAAATAAATTCAATACTGAACTTACCAAAATGCTTGGGATAAAGTATCCCATCATAATGGCACCTATGTTTCTGGTTTCTAATGCTGCAATGACGATTGCTGCCATTAAAAGTGGTATTACAGGGGCCATTCCTGCCTTAAACTATAGAACGGACAAAGAATTCAGGGCGGCTATAAAACAAATCAAAGAAGAAGCCTCTGGTCCTTTTGGTATCAACTTAATTGTGAATAAGTCTAACATTAGAATGAAAGAGCAGTTGAATACCTGTGTTGAATTAGGTGTTGATTTTATCATTACCTCGTTAGGTAGCCCCAGGCAAGTAATTGAGGCTTGTAAGCCAAAAGGGATTAAAGTTTTTTGTGATGTAGTGGATGTAGAGTACGCCCTGAAAGTGCAGGAACTAGGAGCCGATGCAGTTATAGCCGTTAATTCTGAGGCTGGCGGACATGCCGGGCCAATGTCCTATAAAGAGTTAATCCCTTTACTTGTTAAAAAATGCAATATTCCAGTGATATCTGCTGGAGGAGTAGGAACTCACGAACAATTTATAGAAAAGCTGGAACTAGGAGCCTGTGGAGCTTCTATTGGTAGCCCGTTCATAGCATCAGATGAAGCAGGTGTGAGCCAGGAATATAAGCAGGCTTGTGTTGATTATGGCGCCAAAGATATTGTGATGACCACCAAACTTTCAGGTACGCCATGCACTGTAATTAATACACCCTATGTTCAGGATATCGGCACGAAACAAACGTGGCTAGAGCGGATACTAAATAAAAATAAGACACTGAAAAAATATGCCAAGATGCTCACCTTTTACAAGGGAATGAAGTCTTTAGAAAAAGCAGCTTTTTCAGCTACTTACAAAACAGTTTGGTGTGCCGGACCTTCTATTGAATATGTGAAATCCATCCGACCTGTGAAGGAAATTGTGGAGGATTTGGTGGAATAA
- a CDS encoding M20/M25/M40 family metallo-hydrolase, translating to MKKIALGVLMFTISFTASAQQEDVKMIKSIFDTELTQGQSYEMLDYLTNSIGARLSGSPQAAAAVEWSKQVMESYGFDRVYLQEVMVPHWIRGEREQARVLNSPKHGRVELNVRALGNSVGTGSDGVLAEVIEVKAISELEKLGKKALENKIVFFNRPMDQTKITTFSAYGGAVDQRVFGASEAAKYGAKAVIVRSVGTVADDYPHTGTLIYDEKQPKIPAVAVSVKDADVLTEILKDTPQVQLYIETHCEMLPDVLSYNVIGELTGSEKPDEIIVISGHLDSWDLGTGAHDDGAGCVQAIEGLRIFKELGYKPKRTIRAVMYMNEENGLRGGKKYAEVAKEKGENHIAALESDSGGFSPRGFRMTGNDNDLKKVRSWQPLFEPYGIYDFDKPGGGADIGPLEDQGTLLIGLMPDSQRYFAYHHTDNDTFDKVNKRELELGAAGMAALVYMIDKYGL from the coding sequence ATGAAAAAAATAGCACTCGGTGTTCTCATGTTTACTATTTCATTTACTGCATCGGCTCAGCAAGAGGATGTAAAAATGATTAAATCAATTTTTGATACAGAATTAACGCAAGGTCAGTCTTATGAAATGCTCGATTACCTGACCAATTCCATAGGTGCTCGGTTGAGTGGCTCTCCTCAGGCAGCTGCAGCGGTAGAATGGAGCAAGCAAGTAATGGAATCTTACGGATTTGACAGAGTATATCTGCAAGAAGTAATGGTACCACATTGGATACGAGGTGAGCGAGAACAGGCGCGAGTGCTAAACTCTCCCAAACATGGTAGGGTAGAATTAAATGTCAGAGCATTAGGGAATTCTGTAGGCACTGGGTCAGATGGTGTGCTAGCCGAAGTTATTGAAGTGAAGGCAATTAGCGAACTAGAAAAGTTGGGTAAGAAGGCGCTTGAAAATAAGATTGTCTTTTTTAACCGGCCGATGGATCAAACTAAAATTACTACATTCTCAGCATACGGTGGGGCAGTGGATCAAAGAGTGTTTGGCGCATCAGAAGCTGCAAAATATGGAGCCAAGGCTGTAATTGTACGTTCGGTAGGTACCGTTGCAGATGATTACCCGCATACAGGCACGCTTATCTATGACGAAAAGCAACCTAAAATACCCGCAGTTGCGGTGAGCGTAAAAGATGCAGATGTATTAACTGAAATTTTGAAGGACACTCCTCAAGTTCAATTATATATTGAGACGCACTGCGAAATGTTACCCGATGTGCTTTCCTATAATGTGATTGGAGAGCTGACAGGATCGGAAAAACCGGACGAAATTATTGTAATTAGTGGCCATTTAGATTCTTGGGATTTAGGCACGGGAGCCCATGATGATGGGGCGGGCTGTGTTCAGGCAATCGAAGGCTTGAGAATTTTCAAAGAGCTCGGCTATAAGCCAAAAAGAACAATTCGCGCTGTAATGTACATGAACGAAGAAAACGGATTGAGGGGTGGAAAGAAATATGCAGAAGTAGCAAAAGAAAAAGGTGAGAATCATATTGCTGCGTTAGAGTCAGATAGTGGTGGATTTTCTCCCAGAGGGTTTCGTATGACAGGTAATGATAATGATCTGAAAAAAGTAAGATCATGGCAACCACTTTTCGAACCTTATGGAATTTATGATTTTGATAAACCTGGAGGCGGTGCGGATATTGGTCCTTTAGAAGACCAAGGCACACTGCTTATCGGATTGATGCCTGATTCACAACGCTATTTCGCATACCACCATACCGATAATGATACCTTTGATAAAGTGAATAAAAGAGAGTTGGAATTAGGAGCTGCAGGAATGGCAGCTTTGGTTTATATGATTGATAAATACGGGCTATAA